One genomic segment of Hordeum vulgare subsp. vulgare chromosome 2H, MorexV3_pseudomolecules_assembly, whole genome shotgun sequence includes these proteins:
- the LOC123426323 gene encoding uncharacterized protein LOC123426323 gives MAREASSSSAPGPSELPPAAGGSGSGSGGDTPRVQRRPSRGDPLLIVCGCFSVVTAATALLCVAVNVLSAVQSFRRNGGYIFGGIFRCYAVVISLFVAVLETEWGFIIKFCKILEYWPARGMLQIFVAVMTKAYPNVERSDLILLQDIASYLLLACGLIYVISGVLCLGVLKRSRQQKATSREQAAKDLQELEKRREELEALLIAERSELV, from the exons ATGGCCAGGGAGGCGTCGTCGTCCTCCGCGCCGGGCCCCTCGGAGTTGCCGCCGGCCGCTGGTGGCAGCGGCAGCGGAAGCGGCGGGGACACGCCGCGAGTGCAGCGGCGACCCTCCCGCGGGGACCCGCTCCTCATCGTGTGCGGCTGCTTCAGCGTCGTCACGGCCGCCACCGCTTTGCTCTGCGTCGCTGTCAACGTCCTCTCCGCCGTCCAGTCCTTCCGCCGCAACGGCGGCTAC ATATTCGGGGGCATATTCCGCTGCTATGCGGTGGTGATCTCGCTGTTCGTGGCCGTCCTCGAGACCGAGTGGGGATTCATCATCAAATTCTGCAAG ATATTGGAATACTGGCCTGCAAGGGGGATGCTACAGATATT TGTTGCTGTCATGACGAAGGCATACCCAAACGTTGAAAGGAGCGATCTGATTTTGCTTCAGGACATTGCCAGCTATCTGCTCCTTGCATGTGGACTAATCTATGTAATCTCG GGGGTATTATGTCTTGGTGTACTAAAGCGTTCTAGGCAGCAGAAAGCAACGTCACGAGAGCAAGCAGCAAAAGATCTGCAG GAGCTGGAGAAGCGGAGAGAGGAACTCGAGGCACTGTTAATTGCTGAGAGGTCCGAATTGGTCTGA